From the genome of Leptolyngbya sp. 'hensonii':
GCTGGTAAAGGCGGGCAAAGTAAATGAACATACGTCGGGTAAAATGAGCTTCCGCGTAGGACTGAGAGTCCAGATGCACCAGGAAGGTCATCTCCACTCCTGCCTGCTTGACTGACACCAGCAGGTGCAGGACCTTATCATACCCAGAGGTGAGGTAAGCAAAGTATTCCTGCTGCAGGAACTGAATCGAATCGGGGTCGATCGTCTGGGCCAGCTCAGGGATGAACAACTCCAAAAACTCCAGGAAGAAGGTGGAGAGGAGTGCTTTGAACAGACGATCGTGGTCAATCATGCGCGCAATACTTATAGTACTGGCGATCTATTATAGGGGGAGGAGGGTTACTCTGCCTCCCCAATCAGCTCAAACGGTGCCCAAGCGATCGAGGCTGGATGATTTTTCCTGGCGTCCAGCATCGCTTGTCCCAGGGCAGGGTCACAGCCCTGGTTCAGATTAGCGGGTGATCGTCTGTTCTTCCTGGCAACAGGACAACATTCTCCAGCCACCCTTCCAGGTCAGAGATCGTCGAAAAGTTCAAGAACGCCACTGCCAGAGTTTCCAGTTGCTCCAGGGTCAGGGTGTGGATTTGGGCGATGGTGCGATCGGGTAGAGCACCCAACTTCTGGGTGAGTTGACGCAGGAGGAGCTTGCGTTCGCCCTGTTCAATGCCCTGTTCAATGCCCTGTTCAATGCCCTGTTCAATGCCTCGTTGCATCCAACTGGTGACAATCTCCATAACGCCCCGCTGCTCCCTTTCCTCCAGTCTACCAATCTCAGCTTYAAACACCTGYTCCTCCTGTGGATTCAACGGCAAGTAAGTGTCCACAAAACTGGAAATCAACCGCATSCGGGCGGGTTCCAACCGCAGGGTGGCCAGCAATCGCAGACATTGYGCYTTCACCCGGGGTCTATCAGTCGGTTCAATCCGCATCTTGCTCATCAAMGCCGCTGCCACCGGGTTGGCCTGACTGAGGTAATCSCGCCAGTTGAGGCGATTCAACTGAATTGAGGCAAAGTTGAACTCCAGCACCTTGAGACTGGGAAACTCCACTCGATGCTGATGGGGTTCTTCCCGATAGGGTTCATCAAAGGAAAACACCACCACCGGGTAAATTCGCTGCAAGTGCCGCTGGTAAAGGCGAGCAAAGTAAAAGAACATACGTCGGGTAAAGTGRGCTTCCGCGTAGGACTGAGCTTCCAGATGCACCAGGAAGGTCATCTCCTCTCCYGCCTGCTTGACTGACACCAGCAGGTCCACGACCTTTTCCTCCCCAGAGGTGAGGTCATCAAAGTATTCCTGCTGCAGGAACTGAATCGAATCGGGGTCGATCGTCTGGGCCAGCTCAGGGATGAACAACTCCAAGAACTCCAGGAAGAAGGTGGAGAGGAGTGCTTTGAACAGACGATCGTGGTCAATCATGCGCGCAATACTTATAGTACTGGCGATCTATTATAGGGGGAGGAGGGTTACTCTGCCTCCCCAATCAGCTCAAACGGTGCCCAGGCGATCGGGTCGGGATACTTCTGTTTTGTGTCCAGCATCGCTATTGCCTGCTCATACTGTGAGAGGGAATGCTTGTCTATCCGGAGGTAGCTCTAATAGATGAACAGGCTTGTGTTTGCAGCATTAGCATGGAGAGAACTATCGGAGGTGATCCCATGCTGGATATTTCCGCTCCTCTTCTCTTCATTCCCCACGGTCATTGTTATCTCTGGAAACCAGGACTGGTCTGGCTGCATGTGGTGGGAGATTCCCTAACTGGATTGGCTTACTACTCCATTCCCTGTGGTTTGATCTACTTTGTGCAGAAGCGAGAAGACTTGCCTTTTAGCTGGATCTTCCTGCTGTTTGGATCTTTTATTATTGCCTGCGGAACTACCCACTTTCTGGAGGTCTGGACTGTTTGGCATCCCACTTACTGGCTCTCGGGACTGGTCAAGGTGTTGACGGCGATCGTGTCCCTGTATACGGCGGGTGCTCTGGCTCCCCTGATCCCTAGAGCCCTTGCCCTGCCTAGGCCAGCTCAGTTGGAGGCTGCTAACCGGGATCTGGAACGGGAGGTTGCCGATCGCAAACGGATTGAGGAAATCCTGCGCCAAAGTGAGGCCCGCTATCGGGCGATCGTGGAAGACCAGACGGAACTGATTACCCGGTTTCGCCCGGATGGGACGTTGACCTTTGTTAGTGAATCCTACTGTCGATTCTTTCGGAAACCCCGTGAAGCCCTGATTGGACAAAACTGCAAGCCGCTGATTGTGGAAGCCGATCTGGACAGGGTGGCTCAAACCCTCAACACATTGACCCTGGAGCATCCCGTTGCCTTGATTGAGAATCGGGTCATCATCAACGGAGAAATCCATTGGATGGAGTGGATTAATCGAGCCCTGTTTGATCAAGACGGACAATTGATTGAATTTCAGGCAGTGGGGCGGGATATTACGCAGCGTAAACAGGTCGAGTCCGCATTAGCCGAGAGTCAGCGCTTTATTCAAAAGATTGCCGACACCACACCCGTTATTCTCTATGTGTACGATCTGCTGGAGCAGCGTAATGTTTACATCAATCGGGACGTATCGACTTTTCTGGGGTATACACCGGAGGATAGGCAGCCCCCGGAAGCAGATGGCCTGTTGACCCTCCTCCATCCAGAGGACGCGATTTCACTGACGGCTCAGGCCGATCGCTGGAGAACTGCCCGGGAACAGGATATTCTCTACCGTGAATACCGCCTGCAACACAAACTGGGAGAGTGGCGCTCCTTCCTCTGCCACGAAACGCTGTTTGCTCGCACAACGGAGGGACTGCCCTGGCAAATTCTGGGTGCTGCCGTGGATATCACAGCCGCCAAACAACTGGAGGAAGTTCGCAAAGCCGAGGAAAAACTCCAGAATTCCCTCAGGGAAAAGGACGTGCTGCTAAAGGAAATTCATCATCGGGTTAAGAATAACTTACAACTGGTTTATAGTCTGCTCCGTCTGCAACACCGCCATCTGGAGAATCAACAGGCCGCTGGAATTTTGCTGGAGAGCCAGAATCGCATCAAGTCTATTGCCCTGATTCATGAAAAGTTGTACCGGTCTGAAGACCTAGCCAGGGTTAATTTGACCCAGTACATTCCCAGTCTAGCGGCCCATCTGTTCAGTTCTTACAAAATTAATGCGGGCCGTATTCATCTGGAAACCCAGGTGGATGATATTTCCCTGGTGATTAATACCGCAATTCCTTGCGGCCTGATTATCAACGAACTCCTGTCTAACGCCCTGAAATACGCCTTCCCACCCCATTGGGAGCAAGAGGGAATGATCCGCATCAGTCTCTATGCCAATTCTGATCAGACCGTTACGCTAATTGTTGAAGATAATGGAATTGGTATTCCAGAAAGTTTTGATTTTGCAACAACTGAATCCTTGGGTTTGCGGCTAGTTAAGGATCTGGTACTTCAACTGGAAGGCACGATTCAACTCCAGCATTATCCAGGCACAACATTCCACATAATTTTTCCTGGAGATGAATGTGTTAGGGCAAACGACACCTGTACTTAATCCCTTGCAGCCTATCCGCATTCTGGTGGTTGAAGATGAAATGATTATTGCTAGGGATATTCAGGGTTGCCTGGAAAATCTGGGTTATGTTGTGTCAGCGGTAGTGCCTTCTGGGTTGGAGGCGATCGAGACTGCTGCTGCAAGCAGACCTGATCTGGTGCTGATGGATATTCGCTTGAAGGGCACCATGGATGGCATCCAGGCTGCTGAGCAGATCTGGAAACGGTTTCAAATCCCAATTATTTATTCCACCGGCTATTCAGACCCCAAGACCTTACAACGGGCTAAGGAAACGGGTCCCTTTGGGTATGTGCTTAAACCTGTGGAAGAGCGGGAACTCTTTGTGGCGATCGAGACGGCTCTCCACCGCTACCGCCTGGAGCAGGATCTGCAACAGCGAGAACAATGGCTGACCACCATTTTGAGGGGAATTGGGGATGGGGTGATTGTGACAGATGAATGGGGCTATGTGAAATTTCTGAATCCGATCGCCGAAGCCATAACTGGTTGGTGGCACGCGGATGCCTATGATCAGCTCATTACAGAGGTGTTTCAACTCCTGCATGAGGAAACCCGACAGCCCCTGAGCAATCCAATTCTGCAGGCACTCCAGCGAGGTGTGCCAGTTTATCCAACAGATACAGCCCTGCTCCAGAGCAGAAAGGGCCAGGAAATTCCCATCAGTGACAGTGCTGCCCCCCTGAGAGACGATCGGGGGGCCATTACGGGGGCCGTGCTGGTGTTTCGAGATGTGACCCAGCGTCGTCTGGCTGCGGAGCACCCCCAGATTGTCGCGCGAGCGCAGGAGATGGAAGTCCAGATGGCTGAGCTGCAACGGCTGAGCCAGATGAAAGATGATTTTTTGAGTACCGTGTCCCATGAGTTGCGAACTCCCCTGACCAGTATTATCTTGGCGATTAATATGCTGGAGGTGTCCCTGAAGATTCGGGCCCAGAGCAACCTGGCTGATGTTCTGCTTCCCGATCGGGTCAACCATTACCTGGGAATTTTGCGGGAACAATCCCGACGGGAATTAGACCTGGTTAACGATTTGCTGGATTTTCAACGCCTCAGTGCCAATGCCTATCCTCTGGATTGGGCTGAAATTCCGCTCGCAACCTGGCTTCCCTCCCGGATGGAAGACTTTCGGGAGCGTGCCGAGGTTGCCCAACTTCAACTCCAGGTTGATCTGCCCTCTGATCTGCCGATTCTGATTTCGGATGCGGCAGGGCTAAATCGGATTATGGCCGAATTGCTGAACAATGCCTGTAAGTACACCCCTCCCGGTGGGAAGATTACGGTTGCGATCGCCCAGGGGGCAGATGCAGCAGCCCCTGGGCTGGCCCAGTGTCCTGCCATCCAGATTACGGTCACCAATACTGGGATTGAAATTCCTGACACTGAACTTCCGCGTGTCTTCGATCAGTTCTATCGAGTTCCCTGCCACGATCGTTGGCGAGAGGGGGGCACGGGTCTGGGACTGGCTCTGGTGAAGAAAATGGTCGAACATTTAGGTGGTTCGATTCGGGTAACGAGTGGTGCAGGGGCCACCTGTTTTACGGTGGAATTGCCGTTGCGACCCGATCCAGCCCTCTATCAGCATAGCAACTGATCAATCATCCGATTTGCTTGGGCTTCATAGCTACCGCCGAAGAGATTGAAGTGATTCAGGATGTGATAGAGGTTGTAGAGGATCTTGCGGCGTTGATAGCCAGCCGCTGGCGGCAAGATCTCCGCGTAGCCCTGATAGAATGCGTCAGGAAACCCGCCAAATAACTCGGTCATGGCCAGATCCACTTCCCGATCGCCATAGTAAGGGGCTGGGTCAAAGATCACAGGCTCTCCACTCGCCAGTACCGCCGCATTGCCAGACCACAGATCGCCATGCACCAAGGCAGGATGGGGATGGTGATCCGTCAAAAGGTGGGGAATGGCAGCCAGAAGCTGATCTTGCCGGGGGAAGTGGCCACCCCGTCTACGACCCAGTTGGAGCTGATAGCCAATCCGATGGTCTGTGAAGAACTTGGCCCAACTTGCGGTCCAGGGGTTGATCTGGGGAGTGCTCCCGATCGTATTGGCACGGTCCCAGCCAAACTGGGCTGCCCCCGGTGCCTGGTGGAGGGCAGCCAGTTGACGGCCCATCTCCCGCCAGGACTGGCTACTGCCCCGGCCCAGATCCAGCCATTCCAGCACCAGGTAGGCCGATCGTTCAGCGATCCCGACACAGATGGGCCGAGGAACACGGATGGTGCCTGTGGCCTGCATCTGTTGTAGACCCAGCAGTTCGGCCTCAAACATTGCCATTTGGGAGACCTGATTGAATTTGACAAAATAGGTCCGCTGACCATCAGAGATGGCCTGCCCCTGATTGATACAGCCCCCACTCACTCCCCGTCGATCGACAAGCTGGAAAGGCTGGCCAGTGGCGCTACTAATTTGGGCCGCAATGTCATTCCACATAAGCTTCAATCTGGTTCAAAAACGCGACCCAGGGCAGCCGGTGGGGTGGCTTGCAGGGTCTGGGTTAGGAGTCGTCCGAGGGGAGCAGGCAGTCTAGCCAGGAGCTTTTCCAGCCAATCGCTAGAGGTAATTCCCAGCGCAAAGATCATCAGGACAAAGGGCGCAACCGTGAGGACCTGGGTTGGCACAGATGGGAGATAGCTCTGGGCATTGCCTGCTAGGGATTGGAGGATGCCAAACAGATAGGCTCCCAGGGCTACCCGTAAAGGATTCCAGCCTCCGAAGATGACGATCGCCAGGGCAATCCACCCATAGCCAGCCGTGTGCCGATGGCTCCAGCCCGCTTTGAAGTCCAGAGAGAAAGCGGCTCCCGCGATACCCATCAGGGCTCCCCCCAGAAGGACATAGAAGTAGCGGAGCCAGATCACATTGTACCCACGGGCGAAAGCCGCCGCTGGTTGTTCTCCGATTGCCCGCAGCAGCAGGCCATGGTGCGTGCGATAGAAGTAAATCCAGGTGAGAATTACCAGCAGAAAGCTGAAGTAGACGAGGATATCGCTCTGAAACAGCAGCGGCCCCAGGATGGGTATATCCTGCAGGATCGGGATCTTGAAGCTGGGTACGGTAGGACCTGGAATTCGTACAAAGGGATTACCCAGAAAGGAAGACAGGTCACTACAGAGGAGCGCCAGCACAAATCCGATCGCAATCTGGGATTGTTTCAGTGTCAGGGCTCCAAAAGCCACCACCAGCGCGATCAGGGCTCCCACGACCGCAGCAGCCAGAAACCCCATGAGCAGGCTGTTTGTGGTTTTGGCGATCGCAAACCCCGCCATCGCTGCCACCATAATGGTCCCCTCTGCCGAGAGATTGATTACCCCAGCCCGCTCCGTAATCGTTTCGCCAATACAGGCGAAGACAAGTGGTGTTGCCGTTGCGATCGCGGTTGCCAGAATTTGCAGGAATTCAGAGAAATTTGTCATTTGTCATTGGTTATTGGTCATGCGTTGCCCAATGCCCTGGCCCAGGAGGGCAAATAGTACCAGAGTGCCCTGGATGATACCAGCCAGGGAAGATTCTAGATCCAGAGAAAGGGGAAGTTGCAGGCTGCCAATATTGAGGGCACTGAAGAAGAAAGCCACAGGCCCAATCAGCAGGGGATTGAAGTTGATCAGCATCACCACCAACAGGGCCAAGAAGCCGAGATTGCTGGAAATGCTGGGAATCAACCGGTGAAAGATGGCCAGAACTTGCAGAGATCCTGCCATTCCAGCGCACATGCCGCAGATGGCAAAGGCACTGAGCAGACGCTGCAGTGAGGGGATGCCCAGGAGATATGCCGCACGAGAATTCTGACCTACAGCCCGGAGTTGCAATCCAAAGGATGTTGCTCTCAGGGTCAGAATGGTCCCAATCACGACCAGCAGCGCGATCAGAAGGGAGATCGGACTGGCCTCTGTTTTACCCCAGGTTCCCAACCAAAGCGACTGATCAAACAGTTCCGTCCCGCTCATGGAGGCTACACCGGGCCGTTGCCAGGGACCGAAGATCAGGTACAGGGCCAGTCCCTGGGCCATGAAGTTGAGTCCCAACCCGGCGAAAATCTCGTTAATGCGGCCATAGACGTTCAGTGCTCCAGCAAGCAATCCCCAGATCAGGCCCCCGATCGCCCCAGCCCCGATCCCCAGCAGGATCACCATTGGAGGGGGCAAGACACCCTGGAATATTCGGAGAGCCAGAGTGGTGCCGATCGCCCCAGCAATGATCTGCCCTTCGACCCCCAAATTATAGAGCCCTGCCGTAAAAGTGAAGATGAGGCCACTGGCACAGAGCATTAGGGGCGCGAGGGTTGCCAGGACCCGGGCTAGTTGGTCTGGTGTCCCCACCGCCCCCCGGATCAGTTGGCTGAGCACCATGACGGGCGATGCTTTCGCGAGAAGAATTACCCCTCCAATGAAGAGAAGGGACAGGATCAGGGAACTGACTTGATAAAAGACAGATTTGGGCATTAGCCTTGCTGATTTAGAAAGACCTCCCCTGGGGAGAGTCCAATAGGAAATGTCTGGAAATCATCTTAGGGCTTCTCGGCTGTTGCGGCGTTCCTTTTCTGTAAGGCTCCGATCAGTCGTCTCCCCAATGCCCGAACAACTTTGCGTTGCTCCAATAGATGCAACAGAATTAGGGCTAGGAAGGTATAGGCCAGCCAGAAATGCAAACTCCGACCTACCCCAACCAGGGCTGCATTCTGGGGAAATAAGTCTGGCAGGGTCAGGCCGAGAAAATGAACATTGCTACTCTTAAATGAATTGGAGAAGAAAAAACCACTGATGGGGACAGCTACCATGAACAGGTAGAGGACTGTATGCAAGATAAAGACTAACCCCCACGCTGGTGTAAATCGGGGTAGGCGATGGATATATTTGCGCCACCAGACCCGCAGCAACACCAGAACTCTCCAGGTCAGCAACCCCATGGCTAGCACACCCATGGCCTTGTGGAAGTCGTAGAGTTCAGACCGGAAGTCAGTGCCACGTGGGAGACGGGCCATAAAGCTACCGACTGTGAACAGGACCAGGTAGCAGGCAGCCATGATCCAGTGAAGATTCATCAAATGCTTGAAGGCGGAGTTTAGGCGAGGACGGGCAGATTGTACTGTGGTCGATGTGGAAGCGGGGCTGACCGGTGGATGGAGAGGAGATGACATAGGCACATCCCATTCACAGAAAGTTGATGCTCTAAATTCAGGTTATACCCAATTCTTGTCGGACGTTGTTCAGAGGCTTGTGCCAGTTGGCTTCAAAAGGGTAGGCAATCAGAGGTCTGACCCGAAATCCCAATCGAAAGCCTCGCAGCACTGTAGCTAGGGTTTTAAGGACCTGGCCAGGATGCCCCATCATGTACCAGGGCAGATGGGACAGGACAAAGACATTCAACAAATCCCGATACTGAATCAGAACGAACGCAGCCAGACCAAACTCCCCGATCGGACTGCTGTCAAACCCGGTGATGACATGATGCACGTCATGGGAAAGGGCCATCCGCCGCCCCAGCCAGGTATCGTTTTCCTCAGAGAAGGCTTCCGGGTCAAAGCCCTGATCCAGGATGTGGCAGGCGTAGGCGTATCCCAGGGTGTGGGGTGGGAGTTGGGCCAGTTCCGCCAGGTTCAACTGGATCATCTGATTGGCCAGAGGTTTAGCCTGACGGGCCAGCCGCCCTGCGACCCAGCGGGTCCAGTTGCTGTGTTGACCTGCGGCCAGGATGTGCAAAATTCCCTGGGAGGGATGGTTCAGGAACACTCGATACGCCTGCCCCACTTCGGACCAGTTCATCCCTGTTAGAGGGTTGATAGCCTGCATCAGGTCAGCCCATCGCTGGATCAGAGAGGGGGAATTTGAATGGGGGGCAACTGGGTGCAACATAAAAGAGACCTCCTGGGTGAATATGCATTAAACTGAATATGCATTTATTTGCATATTAAGAATATATATTCAACTAAGTGCATAAGTCAACCAGGTCTGGAAATTTCCTCTGGGGACAGGGTTGCACTGTCCCCAGTCGCATCCGGTTTAGCCGTTGCCCTCAGGGTTCTCAGGGTTCAGGCTGGAGGCAGGAGGAAATTCCACGCTTTGGGCCTCTGCCAGTTCCATGGAACGAGGTTGTAACCCGCTTCCTTTATGGGAGCCGTCACAGAAGGGATAATTCTGAGATCGGCCACAGGTACAGACCCAATAGGTGCCAGCTTCCAGTTCACGGGTGATGGGTTGAGTGCTCACAGAAGATTCCTCTCTAGAATTGGTTTACAAGTTCATTGTATGTATTCAAACTATCCTGGACGAAACTCTGAATTAACGCTCATCAATCAGGGTTGTCAACTGCTGATCAACGGCCTGAAGATAGGCTCGATCGGTCAGGGCTGCTTTGTCCAGCAGCTTAGACTGGACCGCACTATTGACGACATCTTCTGGCTGCAGCCGACCGAGCTGGTATGCCAGCAGCAGGGATTGATATCCAGGCGTTCCCTGATTTTTGAAGTATCCCTGGTAAGCCAGTTGTGCCAGGTTAAATGGCTGCAGCCGACGATTGGCAGCAGAGGACTGTAAGGCAGAAGGAGCAGCCGCTACTTGCTCGGCCTTAGCGGTAGGAGTGAGTGTAATTAGAGCCAGAGTTGTCAGAGCCGACAGGGTGAATGTGCGAAGCGATAGATTCATATCAACCTCCGATTTGACTTGGGTGTGATTGTTTGGAGTGAAACTATTTATGTTCTAACATATTTTTAGTTTGAATGCAAACTATTTTGGTGAAATCTATTTCAACGGGGCCTATAACGGTTTGTATGCGGATTCAATCCGGCCCATCCCGCTAAGACAATCCCCTGGGTTGGGGCTGGGCTATGGTTGCTGTCTCGGTGCAAAGCACTATATACTCTCGCCAGGGAATTGGTACTATAGCTGTAGTCAGGCAAAGCTTGGCAGTGGCACGTCAGAAAGCCTTCCTAGACTTGGCAATTAACCTGTTGGAATTGTCCTCAGCTTTCTGAGCAAAGCTATATTTTCTGACAGATTCAAAATATGTATTGCTAATCCTTGTGCAGGACTCCATCATTGTGCGATTGCTGTCTGGCTTCTTGCTACTCAGTCTCCTGGGTATGCCTTCCGGTCAGGCCCAGTCGATCATTTCAGCCAGTGACGGCACCCAGACGATCGTCACCCCCAATGGCACCATCCTCACCATCACGGGTGGCCAGATCTCCGGCGATGGGGCCAACCTGTTCCACAGCTTTGCTCAATTTGGCCTCAATTCCCAGCAAATTGCTAACTTCCTCTCCACGCCAGGGATTCAGAACATTCTGGCCCGGGTAGTGGGCGGCGACCCCTCCATCATCAACGGCCTGATTCAGGTAACGGGCAGCAATGCCAACCTGTACCTGATGAATCCAGCCGGGATTGTCTTCGGTCCCACGGCCAGTCTGAATGTGCCTGCAGCTTTCACCGCAACAACCGCCAATCGCATTGGCTTTAGTAATGGAGGGCAATTCAATACTGTCGGTCCCAACAGCTACGCAACACTCACGGGACTGCCTCAGGACTTCACCTTCACCGCCCTGCAACCGGGAGCGATCGTCAATGCCGGTCAACTCACAGTGGGGCAGGGCCAGGCAGTGACCCTGTTGGGGGGGGTGGTGATTAACACCGGTACGATCGCGGCACCGGGAGGACAGATCACGATCGCTGCAGTTCCAGGTCAGAAGCTGGTGCGGGTGTCCCAGTCAGGCAGTTTGCTAAGTCTGGATTTGCCGGTGGGGACCGGGCAGATGGGTAGCAGCATCCAGGCTCTGGACTTGCCTGCCTTGCTGGCCAGTCCTGCTGTGACAGGAGCCACGGGGGTGGTGGTGGAGAACGGGGAGGTGAAGCTGACCAGTGCCAACACGGTGATTCCGACTACCGCTGGAACTACGATCGTGGCGGGCACCCTCACCACCGCTTCCCCATCGGCTCAGTCTGAGATTAAGGTTCTGGGCGATCGGATCGGGCTGTACGCTGCCCACCTGGATGCCTCTGGTCCCAGTGGGGGCACGATTCTGATCGGAGGAGACTATCAAGGCCAAGGCACCATCCCCAATGCCCAGATTACCTATGTCAGCCCTGATTCGATGATTCAAGCGGATGCGATCGGCCAGGGGAATGGGGGCAAGGTGATTGTCTGGGCCGATCAGACCACCGTCTTCCGGGGTAGTATCAGTGCCCAGGGGGGACCAACCGGAGGCGATGGGGGTTTTGTCGAAGTATCAGGCAAGCAGAACCTGGGTTTCACCGGTCAGGTCAGCACGGTAGCACCCCAGGGGCAAACTGGCACTCTCCTGCTCGACCCGGATAATGTCCAGATTATTGGCAGCAATCCTGCACCTCAAGATCTGCAATTTATCGACGGTCAGATCCTGGCCGGGGATGCCCCCCCGGCCACCTTCGTGATCTCAGATACAGCCCTGGGAAGCTTTGCTCTGGCTAACAGCGATATTGTGGTCCAGGCCAACAGCAACATTGCCTTTGACTCCAATCTGTTTATGGTCTTTGCTGGAGGAACAGGGTCGATCGTCCTGATTGCCGATGCCGATAACAACGGAACCGGTTCCTTCTTATTGCCGTTTACGTCTGTGATTGTCACCAATGGCAAATCCCTGTCCATTGCGGCGGCTCAACTGGCCATTGCCGGAGATATCGGCACCACGTCAGCTTTTGGCCAGGGAGGCAATATTACGCTGACCACCCAGAGCAGCGCCAGTCTGGGAAATCTTCTGAGCGATGGGTTATTGGGTGGGGGGCAGGTGACGATCGCCGCGACTGGAGCAATTCAGGTGTCTTCCATCAGTGCCCAATCCAGCAGTGGCCCGGGGGGGAATGTCAGTCTTTCGACCCAGGGTCAGGTCACTGTGGGAACGATTGGGAGTGATGGGTTGTTGAGTGGGGGGCAGGTGACGATCGCTGCGACTGGAGCGATTCAGGTGTCTTCCATTAGTGCCCAATCCAGCAGCGGCACCGGTGGGAATGTCAGTCTTTCGACCCAGGGCCAAGTCACTGTGGGAACAATTGGGAGTGATGGGTTGTTGAGTGGGGGGCAGGTGACGATCGCTGCGACTGGAGCAATCCAGGTGTCTTCCATTAGTGCCCAATCCAGCAGCGGCACCGGTGGGAATGTCAGTATCTCCACCGCCGACCTGTTTCAGGCTACGGGCACCTTTCTGGCAGTGAATGGTCTGGATGCCAGTATTGCCACGATCGGAGCAACCGGCGGCGGAGCCATCACGATCACTCAAGGAGGAAATGGTCTCATTCCTTTCACGATCGGGGATGCCTCCCAAAATGGAACGGCTGGCGTGGTCACCTCTGGGTCCAATACGTTGCTGGTGGGTGAATCTTTCCAGTTCAGGACCATTCGGGGCAATATCCGCATCAATGGGCTTGAACCGCAAGAAGTGACTTTCCAGAAAGAAATATCTCTGCCCCAGGAAGAAAAGCTGGAGATTAAACCGGCTTGCGGTCTTTCTGGCACAGGCTCCAGCTTTACCGCTCTGGAACAGCAGTTTACGGCTACCTATGAGCGTTA
Proteins encoded in this window:
- a CDS encoding cytochrome b/b6 domain-containing protein, which translates into the protein MSSPLHPPVSPASTSTTVQSARPRLNSAFKHLMNLHWIMAACYLVLFTVGSFMARLPRGTDFRSELYDFHKAMGVLAMGLLTWRVLVLLRVWWRKYIHRLPRFTPAWGLVFILHTVLYLFMVAVPISGFFFSNSFKSSNVHFLGLTLPDLFPQNAALVGVGRSLHFWLAYTFLALILLHLLEQRKVVRALGRRLIGALQKRNAATAEKP
- a CDS encoding Coq4 family protein, which translates into the protein MLHPVAPHSNSPSLIQRWADLMQAINPLTGMNWSEVGQAYRVFLNHPSQGILHILAAGQHSNWTRWVAGRLARQAKPLANQMIQLNLAELAQLPPHTLGYAYACHILDQGFDPEAFSEENDTWLGRRMALSHDVHHVITGFDSSPIGEFGLAAFVLIQYRDLLNVFVLSHLPWYMMGHPGQVLKTLATVLRGFRLGFRVRPLIAYPFEANWHKPLNNVRQELGIT
- a CDS encoding CHAT domain-containing protein, whose product is MQDSIIVRLLSGFLLLSLLGMPSGQAQSIISASDGTQTIVTPNGTILTITGGQISGDGANLFHSFAQFGLNSQQIANFLSTPGIQNILARVVGGDPSIINGLIQVTGSNANLYLMNPAGIVFGPTASLNVPAAFTATTANRIGFSNGGQFNTVGPNSYATLTGLPQDFTFTALQPGAIVNAGQLTVGQGQAVTLLGGVVINTGTIAAPGGQITIAAVPGQKLVRVSQSGSLLSLDLPVGTGQMGSSIQALDLPALLASPAVTGATGVVVENGEVKLTSANTVIPTTAGTTIVAGTLTTASPSAQSEIKVLGDRIGLYAAHLDASGPSGGTILIGGDYQGQGTIPNAQITYVSPDSMIQADAIGQGNGGKVIVWADQTTVFRGSISAQGGPTGGDGGFVEVSGKQNLGFTGQVSTVAPQGQTGTLLLDPDNVQIIGSNPAPQDLQFIDGQILAGDAPPATFVISDTALGSFALANSDIVVQANSNIAFDSNLFMVFAGGTGSIVLIADADNNGTGSFLLPFTSVIVTNGKSLSIAAAQLAIAGDIGTTSAFGQGGNITLTTQSSASLGNLLSDGLLGGGQVTIAATGAIQVSSISAQSSSGPGGNVSLSTQGQVTVGTIGSDGLLSGGQVTIAATGAIQVSSISAQSSSGTGGNVSLSTQGQVTVGTIGSDGLLSGGQVTIAATGAIQVSSISAQSSSGTGGNVSISTADLFQATGTFLAVNGLDASIATIGATGGGAITITQGGNGLIPFTIGDASQNGTAGVVTSGSNTLLVGESFQFRTIRGNIRINGLEPQEVTFQKEISLPQEEKLEIKPACGLSGTGSSFTALEQQFTATYERYFGHGGGRTSADSACASLANIAEATGVKPALIYVSFAPPGDRLQKSFPGMGEILWQWAAPGFAVSLSDPQQSGVPKAQDRDQLVMILVTAKGLTQKKIPVSRMEVLQAAKQLRISVSNLRDDYQIPAERLYQWLIAPLDPILQQQNIENLVFIMDTGLRTLPIATLYDGQHFLVEKYSVGLMPSLSLTDTRRVSIREAQVLAMGASQFKDQSPLPAVPIELMMITQRLRAGKSFLNQDFTISNLKSQRSQNPVAILHLATHGEFRAGSAANSYIQFWDRRLGLDEIRQLGLNNPIVELLVLSACRTAVGSDEAELGFGGLAVQAGVKTVLASLWYVSDEGTLALMTQFYESLKTAPTKAEALQQAQVAMLREQIYLDQGKLIYLGDPGLVELPAPFQDRQRQVLSHPYYWAAFTMIGNPW
- a CDS encoding CDGSH iron-sulfur domain-containing protein, with protein sequence MSTQPITRELEAGTYWVCTCGRSQNYPFCDGSHKGSGLQPRSMELAEAQSVEFPPASSLNPENPEGNG